Proteins from one Deltaproteobacteria bacterium genomic window:
- a CDS encoding ethylbenzene dehydrogenase-related protein has protein sequence MRKILLVVFLVLAAFVFGCYERDAVAEVTITAVKVSGDIPLDPANVAWRPVPITYVDLNCQVLAEPKNMNCATRVVEVTALTNGKELAVRLRWSDQSKDELNIVHEQYRDAAALEFAVKAVTPGEEPAYTMGNSGDMVNIWHWKAEWQKDGARRQDMEDVYPNMSADWYVDEQPDGKISYHDRQGKNLGSFDPAAYSHNIFAQVDLRHSPVEDLNAEGFGSLTTQKSQDVDGYGTWDKNGWSVVFKRTLTDKDANDVQFGTGKFPIAFAVWDGSNAERDGLKSISQWNYIEIK, from the coding sequence ATGAGAAAGATTTTGTTAGTGGTATTTTTGGTTTTAGCGGCATTTGTTTTCGGCTGCTATGAAAGGGATGCTGTTGCAGAGGTTACGATAACTGCAGTGAAGGTTTCAGGGGATATCCCGCTTGACCCTGCCAATGTTGCATGGAGGCCGGTCCCTATTACATATGTTGATCTGAACTGCCAGGTTCTCGCAGAGCCCAAGAACATGAATTGCGCTACAAGGGTTGTAGAGGTAACCGCTCTTACAAACGGCAAGGAGCTTGCCGTAAGGCTTAGATGGAGCGACCAGTCAAAGGATGAATTGAATATTGTCCATGAGCAATACAGGGATGCCGCAGCCCTTGAATTCGCTGTTAAGGCTGTAACCCCAGGCGAGGAGCCAGCATACACAATGGGGAATTCCGGTGATATGGTAAACATATGGCACTGGAAGGCAGAGTGGCAGAAAGACGGCGCCAGAAGGCAGGACATGGAGGATGTATATCCCAATATGTCGGCAGACTGGTATGTGGACGAGCAGCCGGACGGCAAGATATCATATCATGACAGACAGGGAAAAAACTTAGGCTCATTTGACCCTGCTGCTTACAGCCATAATATATTTGCCCAGGTTGATTTAAGGCATTCACCTGTGGAAGATTTAAACGCAGAGGGATTTGGTTCTCTCACCACCCAGAAGAGCCAGGATGTAGATGGATATGGGACATGGGATAAAAACGGCTGGAGTGTCGTGTTTAAGAGAACCCTTACCGACAAGGATGCAAATGATGTGCAGTTTGGCACCGGTAAATTCCCGATTGCATTTGCAGTATGGGATGGCAGCAACGCCGAGAGGGACGGACTTAAGTCCATATCGCAGTGGAACTATATTGAGATAAAGTAA